A single genomic interval of Spirosoma taeanense harbors:
- a CDS encoding ion transporter: MATKDSPDHRALKQERYALLRRLNRWLETPMVLLGFVWLGLLIQELAYELTHALEKLATVIWIIFILSFLLQLVLAPHKVRFLEQNWLTVLSLIIPALRVLRIARVFRLLQVTRGFRLVKVLSSINRGMRALGSTMHRRGFGYIVLLTLLITFAGAAGMYAFEREAPDGTALNSYGESLWWTAMLMTTMGSEYWPKTPEGRALCFLIALYAFAVFGYVTATLATFFIGRDAESKDGEVAGAQALEELKAEIRLLREEVARLAKQ; encoded by the coding sequence ATGGCAACAAAAGATTCGCCTGACCACCGGGCGCTGAAACAGGAGCGGTATGCCTTACTCCGCCGGTTAAATCGCTGGCTGGAAACCCCCATGGTTCTGCTGGGCTTTGTCTGGCTGGGTTTACTGATTCAGGAACTGGCTTATGAATTGACCCACGCCCTTGAAAAGCTGGCTACCGTTATCTGGATTATCTTTATTCTCAGCTTTCTGTTGCAGCTAGTCCTGGCGCCCCATAAAGTCAGGTTCCTCGAACAAAATTGGCTTACTGTATTATCACTGATCATACCGGCCCTGCGCGTATTGCGAATTGCCCGCGTGTTCCGTCTCCTTCAGGTAACGCGCGGCTTCCGGCTGGTTAAGGTACTAAGCTCCATCAATAGAGGGATGCGGGCGCTTGGGTCCACCATGCACCGGCGGGGTTTCGGGTATATTGTTTTGCTGACGTTGCTCATAACGTTTGCCGGAGCGGCCGGCATGTATGCGTTTGAGCGAGAAGCCCCGGACGGAACCGCCCTGAACAGCTACGGTGAAAGTTTATGGTGGACGGCCATGCTAATGACCACCATGGGGTCGGAGTACTGGCCCAAAACGCCCGAGGGCCGTGCTTTGTGCTTTTTAATTGCCCTGTATGCGTTTGCCGTATTTGGCTACGTAACCGCCACACTGGCAACATTCTTTATCGGGCGCGATGCCGAAAGTAAAGACGGCGAAGTGGCCGGAGCGCAGGCTCTGGAGGAACTGAAAGCAGAAATCCGGCTCCTGCGTGAAGAAGTAGCCAGACTTGCCAAACAGTAA
- a CDS encoding glycoside hydrolase family 15 protein, which translates to MKYQPIENYGIIGDLNTVALVGLHGSIDFLCFPMFDSPSVFSALLDADKGGFFRIYPVHEGVNNLPHNKQLYLPDTNVLLTRFLSVDGVGEITDFMPVEDLYPGHALIRRVTTIRGKLTYRMECNPRFNYARSTHRVEQHDEAILFRSDGPDATVLRLVSNVPLTIQEGDAYAEFTLDSGQQADFTLELDTQTNSPQHDLSAFVTTRFQETVNFWKSWIDQSSYRGRWMEVVHRSALVLKLLTSSRYGAPVAAPTFSLPEAIGGSRNWDYRYTWIRDASFTVYTLLRLGYEKEAGQFMNWVEKQCGDIGQAGLLRLMYTLDGHKELEEVELEHLEGYKGSSPVRIGNAASKQVQLDIYGELLDAVYQYDKFGERISYDFWQDLCKQVEWVCDNWQWADQGIWEVRGGQREFLYSRLMCWVAIDRALKIGSHHSYPLPERWTQQRDRIFHTIHQDFWSDKLQSFVQYKGAETVDAATLLMPLVKFISPKDPRWLSTLRQIEEVLVSDSLVYRYRPDESLEGLTGSEGTFAMCTFWYVECLSRSGQLHKARLFFEKMLGYANHLGLYAEQLGLCGEHLGNFPQAFTHLGLISAALNLNDQLDNERNKQSE; encoded by the coding sequence ATGAAATATCAACCCATCGAAAACTACGGTATCATTGGTGATCTGAACACAGTAGCGCTGGTCGGCCTTCATGGCTCCATTGACTTTCTGTGTTTTCCCATGTTCGACTCCCCTTCAGTTTTTTCGGCTTTACTGGATGCCGACAAGGGCGGGTTTTTCCGCATCTATCCGGTTCATGAGGGGGTTAATAATCTGCCCCACAACAAGCAGCTTTATCTGCCAGACACGAACGTACTGCTCACCCGTTTTTTGTCGGTTGACGGCGTCGGAGAGATTACCGATTTTATGCCTGTCGAAGACCTGTATCCGGGTCATGCTCTGATTCGGCGCGTAACGACGATACGCGGAAAGCTAACGTACCGCATGGAGTGCAACCCCCGTTTCAACTACGCCCGAAGCACCCACCGCGTAGAACAGCATGACGAAGCGATTCTGTTTCGAAGCGACGGCCCGGATGCTACCGTGCTCCGCCTGGTCAGCAATGTGCCGCTCACCATCCAGGAAGGCGATGCATATGCCGAATTTACGTTAGACAGTGGTCAGCAGGCCGATTTTACGCTCGAACTGGATACCCAGACCAACAGCCCGCAGCATGACCTCTCCGCGTTTGTGACCACCCGCTTTCAGGAAACGGTCAATTTCTGGAAGTCATGGATTGACCAGTCATCGTACCGGGGTCGCTGGATGGAGGTTGTTCATCGCTCCGCCTTAGTCTTGAAACTGCTAACGTCCAGCCGATATGGGGCACCCGTTGCGGCTCCGACGTTCAGCCTGCCCGAAGCAATCGGCGGCAGCCGGAACTGGGACTATCGCTATACCTGGATACGGGATGCGTCCTTTACAGTTTATACGCTGCTTCGGCTGGGGTACGAAAAAGAAGCCGGCCAGTTTATGAATTGGGTCGAAAAGCAGTGTGGTGATATTGGGCAGGCGGGCCTGCTGCGGCTGATGTATACTCTGGATGGCCATAAAGAGCTTGAAGAAGTTGAACTGGAGCATCTGGAAGGTTATAAGGGCTCCTCACCCGTTCGAATTGGCAATGCAGCCTCTAAACAGGTGCAGCTGGACATCTACGGCGAACTGCTCGATGCCGTATACCAGTACGATAAATTTGGCGAACGCATCTCCTATGACTTCTGGCAGGATTTGTGCAAACAGGTAGAGTGGGTTTGCGACAACTGGCAATGGGCCGACCAGGGTATCTGGGAGGTTCGGGGAGGCCAGCGGGAGTTTCTGTACTCCCGACTGATGTGCTGGGTGGCCATTGACCGGGCGCTGAAGATAGGCAGCCACCATTCCTATCCGCTGCCGGAGCGGTGGACTCAGCAGCGTGACAGGATTTTCCATACTATCCATCAGGATTTCTGGAGCGACAAGCTTCAGTCTTTTGTCCAATATAAAGGGGCCGAGACCGTGGATGCCGCTACGCTCCTGATGCCACTGGTCAAGTTTATTAGCCCTAAAGATCCCCGCTGGCTATCCACGCTGCGGCAGATTGAAGAAGTGTTAGTATCCGATTCGCTGGTGTACCGCTACCGGCCCGACGAAAGTCTGGAGGGGCTTACGGGCAGCGAGGGGACGTTTGCCATGTGTACGTTCTGGTACGTCGAATGCCTCTCCCGTTCAGGTCAGCTGCACAAAGCCCGCTTATTCTTCGAGAAAATGCTGGGGTATGCCAATCACCTGGGTTTGTATGCTGAACAGCTCGGGCTTTGTGGCGAACATCTGGGAAACTTTCCGCAGGCGTTTACGCACCTGGGGCTGATCAGCGCGGCTTTGAACCTGAACGACCAATTGGATAACGAACGCAACAAACAGAGTGAGTAA
- a CDS encoding carboxylesterase/lipase family protein, protein MRPSRRNFLQSLGVGAASLGIAHESVGMPSTPPKAVKPTTDEQVLFVGDNIAIANTEYGKVRGFILRGIHQFLGIPYGADTSGKNRFMPPQKPTPWTDVRPALWWGNSAPQIMEKRYANPYASFVDHWNYDDVSEDCLKLNVWTPALDTQKRPVVVWLHGGGFVNGNGIEQDGYHGENLSRLGNVVFCSLNHRLGALGYTHLKAAGGHPASGNVGNLDMVAALEWVKNNIASFGGDPNNVTIIGQSGGGAKVTTLMNMPSAKGLFHKAVALSGSSLAGVNKEYAEKLGLKVMEEAGLKPGEVDKLQQIPWRQYIDIANRAGEKMADEAKRLNLQRGGYSPVADGVALNEGVFFSDPQHFSADIPLLICSTFHEQSPSRTDAKLESITLAEVKEKVKPRFGDRAGEIVDAYAQNFPKARPIEIWALVMSNRKNAIAAADAKVAQQKAPVYVAWFGWQPPLFDGRMRAFHCDDICFWFYNTDLMLTHTGGGKRPRALSEKMARSFINFVKTGNPNGGGLPTWKPYTSQNGETMVLDDTSMLVNDPDRQARKSLA, encoded by the coding sequence ATGAGACCATCGAGACGTAATTTTTTACAGTCGCTGGGCGTTGGCGCGGCCAGTCTGGGTATAGCGCATGAATCCGTAGGGATGCCTTCAACCCCGCCCAAAGCCGTAAAACCGACCACCGACGAACAAGTCCTGTTTGTCGGCGACAATATTGCAATCGCCAACACCGAATACGGAAAAGTCAGGGGGTTTATCCTGCGCGGCATTCATCAGTTTTTAGGCATACCATACGGGGCCGACACCTCTGGTAAGAATCGGTTTATGCCGCCCCAGAAGCCCACGCCCTGGACCGATGTTCGTCCCGCACTGTGGTGGGGCAACTCGGCTCCCCAGATCATGGAGAAACGCTATGCCAATCCCTATGCCTCGTTTGTCGACCACTGGAACTATGACGATGTTTCGGAAGACTGCCTGAAACTGAACGTCTGGACACCGGCACTGGACACTCAGAAACGGCCGGTGGTGGTCTGGCTCCACGGCGGTGGATTCGTGAATGGCAACGGGATTGAGCAGGATGGGTATCATGGCGAAAACCTGTCCCGACTGGGTAATGTCGTTTTCTGTTCGCTCAATCACCGGCTTGGTGCCCTGGGCTATACCCATCTGAAAGCGGCTGGCGGACATCCGGCCTCCGGCAACGTAGGGAACCTCGACATGGTTGCCGCCCTCGAATGGGTCAAAAACAACATTGCCAGCTTTGGCGGAGACCCCAACAACGTAACCATCATCGGTCAGTCGGGCGGAGGAGCCAAAGTGACCACCCTGATGAATATGCCCTCCGCGAAAGGGCTATTTCATAAGGCGGTGGCCCTGAGCGGTAGTTCGCTGGCGGGCGTAAACAAAGAGTACGCCGAAAAACTTGGCCTGAAAGTAATGGAAGAGGCTGGCCTGAAGCCCGGTGAAGTTGATAAGCTGCAGCAGATTCCCTGGCGTCAGTACATCGACATTGCCAACCGGGCCGGCGAAAAAATGGCCGATGAAGCGAAACGGCTCAATCTCCAGCGCGGGGGCTACTCGCCGGTAGCTGATGGAGTTGCGCTGAACGAGGGCGTGTTCTTCAGCGATCCCCAGCATTTCTCGGCCGACATCCCGCTGCTGATCTGCTCCACCTTCCATGAGCAAAGCCCCAGCCGGACCGACGCGAAGCTGGAAAGCATTACGCTGGCCGAAGTAAAAGAAAAGGTCAAACCCCGATTTGGCGACAGAGCAGGCGAAATTGTCGATGCCTACGCCCAGAATTTCCCGAAGGCCCGCCCTATCGAAATCTGGGCGCTGGTGATGTCGAACCGGAAGAATGCCATTGCAGCCGCCGATGCCAAGGTTGCGCAGCAAAAGGCACCCGTTTACGTGGCCTGGTTTGGCTGGCAGCCGCCCCTGTTTGATGGCCGGATGCGGGCCTTCCACTGCGATGACATCTGCTTCTGGTTCTACAATACCGATCTGATGCTGACGCATACGGGTGGCGGCAAACGGCCCAGAGCCCTGTCGGAGAAGATGGCCAGATCCTTTATCAATTTCGTCAAAACCGGCAATCCGAACGGGGGCGGTTTACCTACCTGGAAACCGTATACGTCCCAGAATGGGGAAACCATGGTGCTGGATGACACCTCCATGCTGGTGAATGACCCCGATCGTCAGGCTCGCAAATCCCTGGCCTAA
- a CDS encoding dienelactone hydrolase family protein: MNEIKKEDIKQEVFDLYDDYAHNRIDRRDFVQQLSTYAVGGLTVASLMSFLMPDYKGAIQIKADDPRLKSDYVNYPSPKGGGTIKALLSKPADAKKPLGGIIVVHENRGLNPHIADVARRAALAGFISIAPDALTPLGGYPGNDDQGRELQSKRNRDEMLEDFIAAYDYLKSNKDCNGKIGVVGFCFGGWIANMMAVRIPGLAAAVPFYGGQPSAEDAAKIKAPLLLHYGALDTRVNEGWPAYEAALKANNKEYTAYTYPNANHGFHNDTTPRYDKAAAELAWKRTIDFFNAKLT, from the coding sequence ATGAACGAGATCAAAAAAGAAGACATCAAGCAGGAAGTGTTTGACCTCTACGATGACTATGCGCACAACCGCATTGACCGGCGCGATTTTGTGCAGCAGCTATCGACCTATGCCGTAGGCGGTCTGACGGTGGCCTCGCTGATGAGTTTTCTCATGCCCGATTACAAGGGTGCCATTCAGATCAAAGCCGATGACCCGCGCTTAAAATCGGACTACGTCAACTATCCGTCGCCCAAAGGGGGCGGAACCATCAAGGCGTTGCTGTCAAAGCCTGCCGATGCGAAAAAGCCACTCGGCGGCATTATCGTCGTTCATGAAAACCGGGGCCTGAATCCGCACATTGCCGATGTGGCCCGCAGAGCCGCCTTGGCCGGTTTTATTTCAATTGCGCCGGATGCCTTAACGCCCCTGGGCGGTTATCCGGGTAATGACGACCAGGGCCGTGAACTGCAAAGCAAACGGAACCGGGATGAAATGCTGGAAGATTTTATTGCGGCTTATGATTACCTGAAAAGCAACAAGGACTGCAACGGTAAAATTGGAGTTGTTGGATTCTGTTTCGGTGGTTGGATTGCCAACATGATGGCCGTCCGCATCCCCGGCCTGGCAGCGGCTGTTCCGTTTTACGGTGGTCAGCCGTCGGCCGAAGACGCGGCTAAGATCAAGGCTCCCCTCCTCCTGCACTATGGCGCGCTGGATACGCGGGTGAATGAAGGCTGGCCGGCCTATGAAGCCGCCTTAAAAGCAAATAATAAAGAATACACGGCCTATACGTACCCCAATGCCAACCACGGTTTTCATAACGACACGACTCCTCGTTATGATAAAGCCGCTGCCGAACTGGCCTGGAAACGTACCATTGACTTTTTCAACGCGAAGTTGACGTAA